From Acinonyx jubatus isolate Ajub_Pintada_27869175 chromosome B2, VMU_Ajub_asm_v1.0, whole genome shotgun sequence, a single genomic window includes:
- the LOC113593970 gene encoding histone H3.1 produces MARTKQTARKSTGGKAPRKQLATKAARKSAPATGGVKKPHRYRPGTVALREIRRYQKSTELLIRKLPFQRLVREIAQDFKTDLRFQSSAVMALQEACEAYLVGLFEDTNLCAIHAKRVTIMPKDIQLARRIRGERA; encoded by the coding sequence ATGGCTCGCACGAAGCAGACGGCGCGCAAGTCGACGGGCGGCAAGGCCCCGCGCAAGCAGCTGGCCACCAAGGCGGCCCGCAAGAGCGCGCCGGCCACCGGCGGCGTCAAGAAGCCGCACCGCTACCGGCCCGGCACGGTGGCCCTGCGCGAGATCCGCCGCTACCAGAAGTCCACCGAGCTGCTGATCCGCAAGCTGCCGTTCCAGCGGCTGGTGCGCGAGATCGCGCAGGACTTCAAGACCGACCTGCGCTTCCAGAGCTCGGCCGTGATGGCGCTGCAGGAGGCGTGCGAGGCCTACCTGGTGGGGCTCTTCGAGGACACCAACCTGTGCGCCATCCACGCCAAGCGCGTCACCATCATGCCCAAGGACATCCAGCTGGCGCGCCGCATCCGCGGGGAGCGGGCGTAA
- the LOC106976312 gene encoding histone H2A type 1-E, whose amino-acid sequence MSGRGKQGGKARAKAKTRSSRAGLQFPVGRVHRLLRKGNYAERVGAGAPVYLAAVLEYLTAEILELAGNAARDNKKTRIIPRHLQLAIRNDEELNKLLGRVTIAQGGVLPNIQAVLLPKKTESHHKAKGK is encoded by the coding sequence ATGTCTGGACGCGGAAAGCAGGGCGGCAAGGCTCGCGCCAAGGCCAAGACGCGCTCGTCGCGGGCCGGGCTGCAGTTCCCGGTGGGCCGCGTGCACCGCCTGCTCCGCAAGGGCAACTACGCCGAGCGGGTGGGGGCCGGCGCGCCGGTGTACCTGGCGGCCGTGCTGGAGTACCTGACGGCCGAGATCCTGGAGCTGGCGGGCAACGCGGCCCGCGACAACAAGAAGACGCGCATCATCCCGCGCCACCTGCAGCTGGCCATCCGCAACGACGAGGAGCTCAACAAGCTGCTGGGCCGCGTGACCATCGCGCAGGGCGGCGTCCTGCCCAACATCCAGGCCGTGCTGCTGCCCAAGAAGACCGAGAGCCACCACAAGGCCAAGGGGAAATAA
- the LOC113593971 gene encoding histone H2B type 1-C/E/F/G/I, translating to MPEPAKSAPAPKKGSKKAVTKAQKKDGKKRKRSRKESYSVYVYKVLKQVHPDTGISSKAMGIMNSFVNDIFERIAGEASRLAHYNKRSTITSREIQTAVRLLLPGELAKHAVSEGTKAVTKYTSSK from the coding sequence atgcctgagccagccaagtcCGCCCCGGCCCCGAAGAAGGGCTCGAAGAAGGCGGTGACCAAGGCGCAGAAGAAGGACGGCAAGAAGCGCAAGCGCAGCCGCAAGGAGAGCTACTCGGTGTACGTGTACAAGGTGCTGAAGCAGGTGCACCCCGACACGGGCATCTCGTCCAAGGCCATGGGCATCATGAACTCGTTCGTCAACGACATCTTCGAGCGCATCGCGGGCGAGGCGTCGCGCCTGGCGCATTACAACAAGCGCTCGACCATCACGTCCCGGGAGATCCAGACGGCCGTGCGCCTGCTGCTGCCCGGGGAGCTGGCCAAGCACGCCGTGTCCGAGGGCACCAAGGCCGTCACCAAGTACACCAGCTCCAAGTGA
- the LOC106976323 gene encoding olfactory receptor 2B2-like, with product MKGVNASTPREFILLGFSDRPWLELPLFVVFLVSYVLTIFGNLAIIAVSHLDPKLHTPMYFFLTNLSLLDLCYTTSTVPQMLVNLCSTRKVISYGGCVAQLFMFLALGATECLLLAVMSLDRFVAICRPLRYSVVMHQRLCLQLAAASWISGFGNSVLQSTLTLQLPLCGRKEVDHFFCEVPALLKLSCVDTTANEAELFFISVLFLLLPLTLILVSYAFIARAVLRIQSAEGRRKAFGTCGSHLIVVSLFYGTAISMYLQPPSPNSKDRGKMVSLFYGIIAPMLNPLIYTLRNKDVKGAFKRVIVWVFLIKK from the coding sequence ATGAAGGGGGTAAACGCGAGCACCCCCCGGGAGTTCATCCTCTTGGGTTTCTCAGATCGACCGTGGCTGGAGCTCCCACTCTTTGTGGTGTTCCTGGTTTCCTATGTCTTGACTATCTTTGGCAATCTGGCGATAATTGCCGTGTCTCATCTGgaccccaaactccacacccccatgtactttttTCTTACCAATCTGTCACTCCTGGACCTTTGCTACACCACAAGTACAGTTCCACAAATGCTGGTCAATTTATGCAGCACCAGGAAGGTAATTAGTTATGGCGGCTGTGTGGCCCAGCTTTTCATGTTTCTAGCTTTGGGGGCCACTGAATGCCTTCTCCTGGCCGTCATGTCCTTGGATAGGTTTGTCGCTATTTGTCGGCCTCTCCGTTACTCAGTCGTCATGCACCAGAGGCTGTGCCTCCAGCTGGCGGCCGCATCCTGGATTAGCGGCTTTGGCAACTCAGTGTTGCAGTCCACCTTGACCCTTCAGCTGCCGCTCTGTGGCCGTAAAGAAGTGGATCACTTCTTCTGTGAAGTCCCTGCTCTGCTCAAGTTGTCCTGTGTGGACACAACAGCAAACGAGGCTGAACTATTCTTTATCAGTGTGCTATTTCTTTTACTACCCCTGACCCTCATCCTTGTATCGTATGCTTTTATTGCCCGAGCAGTGTTGAGAATCCAGTCGGCCGAAGGCCGGAGAAAGGCATTTGGGACATGTGGCTCCCATCTAATTGTGGTGTCACTCTTCTATGGCACTGCTATCTCCATGTACCTGCAACCACCATCCCCCAACTCCAAGGACCGGGGCAAGATGGTGTCCCTCTTCTATGGGATCATCGCACCCATGCTGAACCCCCTTATATACACACTTAGGAATAAAGATGTAAAGGGAGCATTTAAGAGGGTGATTGTGTGGGTCTTCTTAATCAAGAAATAG